In one Halorubrum sp. CBA1229 genomic region, the following are encoded:
- a CDS encoding HD family hydrolase: protein MAGDDPESDADPDPAIDALLDAYALKDERRTGWQLRGVDAPESVAAHAWGVAYLVLTLGDRFRTDLPDVDLDRALRLAVVHDVAEAETGDVATRADSTADPVDPAAKETAEREAMADLAGPLPDRVRDAWEAYEVRDSPEAVLVKECDLLDVCLQAVIYERGDRYDPAAGDPDAFREYDDLDEFFATTGPRLRTETGRALFERLHDRYRAARDGP from the coding sequence ATGGCCGGAGACGACCCGGAATCGGACGCTGACCCCGACCCCGCGATCGACGCCCTCCTCGACGCCTACGCCCTCAAAGACGAGCGGCGCACGGGCTGGCAGCTCCGCGGCGTCGACGCCCCCGAGTCGGTGGCCGCGCACGCGTGGGGGGTCGCGTACCTCGTCTTGACGCTCGGCGACCGGTTCCGGACGGACCTGCCCGACGTCGACCTCGACCGCGCGCTCCGGCTCGCCGTGGTCCACGACGTCGCCGAGGCGGAGACCGGCGACGTCGCGACGCGCGCCGACTCGACCGCTGACCCGGTGGACCCGGCCGCGAAGGAGACCGCCGAGCGCGAGGCGATGGCCGACCTCGCCGGACCGCTCCCCGACCGCGTCCGCGACGCGTGGGAGGCGTACGAGGTCCGCGACTCGCCGGAGGCCGTGCTCGTCAAGGAGTGTGACCTGCTCGACGTCTGTCTGCAGGCGGTGATCTACGAGCGCGGCGACCGGTACGACCCCGCCGCCGGCGACCCCGACGCCTTCCGCGAGTACGACGACCTCGACGAGTTCTTCGCGACGACCGGGCCCCGACTGCGGACCGAGACGGGTCGCGCGCTGTTCGAGCGACTCCACGACCGGTACCGGGCCGCGCGGGACGGGCCGTGA
- a CDS encoding ubiquitin-like small modifier protein 2 gives MNVTVEVVGEGAAEYDLADDATYADLIREAGYHPQEASVLVDGSPVPGDRVVDADEVRLLRLIKGGATDDGATDDGATDCDA, from the coding sequence ATGAACGTCACCGTCGAGGTCGTCGGCGAGGGAGCCGCCGAGTACGACCTCGCCGACGACGCGACATACGCCGACCTCATCCGCGAAGCGGGGTACCACCCGCAGGAGGCGTCCGTCCTCGTCGACGGCTCGCCGGTTCCCGGCGACCGCGTCGTCGACGCCGACGAGGTCCGACTGCTCCGACTTATAAAGGGCGGAGCGACGGACGACGGCGCGACGGACGACGGCGCGACGGATTGCGACGCGTGA
- a CDS encoding rhodanese-like domain-containing protein: MQELSPDALSEQLRNDDEGPLVLDIRHEPEFEEWHVPGSVNVDVYDELTGDPDRAKPTLSALPDDTEIVTVCAEGVVSQTATDVLRELGYDAVTLADGMSGWSRVHRHAEVPVDLDGTLVQIARPGKGCLSHVLVSDGDAAVFDPSHYLDEYDAVLDEYDAEVVGVFDTHAHADHVSGAAALADRHGVPYSLHPKDALALDATPIEDGQVVTVGGLAVEVIHTPGHSEGSVSFDVGGAALLTGDTLFHDSVGRVELGVEAGIEDSDVEGNAATLYESLRRLLDRPDDAVVLPAHDPGSPEPPVAATLAEVKARNADLGRDREAFVAALASDVPDHPPNFERVKRTNVGQESVPADELAELELGPNNCAAE; this comes from the coding sequence ATGCAGGAGCTATCGCCGGACGCGCTCAGCGAACAGCTGCGAAACGACGACGAGGGCCCGCTCGTCCTCGACATCCGCCACGAACCGGAGTTCGAGGAGTGGCACGTCCCGGGCAGCGTCAACGTCGACGTGTACGACGAGTTGACCGGCGACCCCGACCGCGCCAAGCCGACGCTCTCCGCGCTCCCCGACGACACGGAGATCGTCACCGTCTGCGCCGAGGGCGTCGTCTCGCAGACCGCGACGGACGTCCTCCGCGAACTGGGCTACGACGCGGTGACGCTCGCCGACGGGATGAGCGGGTGGAGCCGCGTCCACCGACACGCCGAGGTGCCGGTCGACCTCGACGGGACGCTCGTTCAGATCGCGCGCCCGGGAAAGGGCTGTCTCTCGCACGTCCTCGTCTCGGACGGCGATGCCGCCGTCTTCGACCCGTCGCACTACCTCGACGAGTACGACGCGGTCCTCGACGAGTACGACGCGGAGGTCGTCGGCGTCTTCGACACGCACGCCCACGCCGACCACGTCTCGGGCGCCGCGGCGCTCGCCGACCGCCACGGCGTCCCCTACTCCCTCCACCCGAAGGACGCGCTCGCGCTCGACGCGACGCCGATCGAGGACGGCCAGGTCGTGACCGTCGGCGGGCTCGCCGTCGAGGTCATCCACACGCCCGGACACAGCGAGGGAAGCGTCTCGTTCGACGTCGGCGGCGCGGCGCTGCTCACGGGGGACACCCTGTTCCACGACAGCGTCGGCCGCGTCGAGCTCGGCGTCGAGGCCGGCATCGAGGACTCCGATGTCGAGGGGAACGCCGCGACGCTGTACGAGAGCCTCCGGCGGCTGCTGGACCGACCGGACGACGCGGTCGTGCTCCCGGCGCACGACCCCGGCTCGCCGGAGCCGCCGGTAGCCGCGACGCTCGCGGAAGTCAAAGCGCGGAACGCGGACCTCGGTCGCGACCGCGAGGCGTTCGTCGCGGCGCTCGCGTCGGACGTCCCGGACCACCCGCCGAACTTCGAGCGGGTCAAGCGCACGAACGTGGGACAGGAGTCGGTTCCGGCGGACGAACTGGCCGAGCTGGAGCTGGGGCCGAACAACTGCGCGGCCGAGTGA
- a CDS encoding methyltransferase domain-containing protein produces the protein MSDVESFVRFCDSEFGSAVMDREAAYVRRHVAAGDRALDVGCGIGSLEERVPDRGMIGLDRSAAMVRTARDRVDAPFVLGDATALPVATGSVDAVVFVSTLEFLPDAEAALSEATRVLASDGTLVALVLNTRSEYVRSNLRREGSYFQRMVHRDSAALTERILERVDGEREYFLGVSGEEVFESSDPETAAIAAVVGEPVD, from the coding sequence GTGAGCGACGTCGAGAGCTTCGTCCGGTTCTGCGACAGCGAGTTCGGGAGCGCCGTCATGGACCGCGAGGCGGCGTACGTGCGCCGACACGTCGCCGCGGGCGACCGGGCGCTGGACGTCGGGTGCGGCATCGGGTCGCTCGAGGAGCGAGTCCCCGACCGCGGTATGATCGGACTCGACCGGTCGGCGGCGATGGTCCGGACGGCGCGGGACCGGGTCGACGCGCCGTTCGTCCTCGGTGACGCGACCGCGCTGCCGGTCGCGACCGGGTCGGTCGACGCCGTGGTCTTCGTCTCGACGCTCGAGTTCCTCCCCGACGCCGAAGCGGCGCTGAGCGAGGCGACCCGCGTCCTCGCGTCGGACGGGACCCTCGTCGCGCTCGTGTTGAACACGCGCTCCGAGTACGTCCGGTCGAACCTGCGGCGAGAGGGCTCGTACTTCCAGCGGATGGTCCACCGCGACTCGGCGGCCCTGACGGAGCGGATACTGGAACGCGTCGACGGCGAGCGGGAGTACTTCCTGGGGGTCTCCGGCGAAGAGGTGTTCGAGAGCAGCGACCCGGAGACCGCGGCGATCGCGGCGGTCGTCGGCGAGCCGGTCGACTGA
- a CDS encoding nucleoside phosphorylase, with the protein MTDPSDSDASPLFEAKAFDEPSVFAPEALMENARRQKDLPERPVPDVCVLDPDGDVVRQLAATGAAREDETWPGYHTDLYRFERGGEEFGIVGRAVGASFAVLVAEQLFAAGCDLLVSVTSSGRIVPREDPPYFVLIERALRDEGTSHHYRSSGRYARLDPDLRDSVERACESVSRPVYAGATWTTDAPFRETETAIERARSEGVLAVEMEAAALYAFAEARDRPVVCFAHVTNQMGQTEEDFEKGEADGSRDALEVIDAAAAAWRGSD; encoded by the coding sequence ATGACCGACCCGTCCGACTCGGACGCGTCCCCGCTCTTCGAGGCGAAGGCGTTCGACGAGCCGTCCGTCTTCGCGCCGGAGGCCCTCATGGAGAACGCCCGACGACAGAAGGATCTCCCGGAGCGGCCGGTCCCGGACGTCTGCGTGCTCGACCCGGACGGAGACGTCGTCCGCCAGTTGGCGGCCACGGGCGCGGCGCGGGAGGACGAGACGTGGCCGGGGTACCACACCGACCTCTATCGGTTCGAACGGGGCGGCGAGGAGTTCGGGATCGTGGGGCGCGCCGTCGGGGCCTCGTTCGCCGTCCTCGTCGCGGAGCAGCTGTTCGCCGCCGGCTGCGACCTCCTCGTGAGCGTCACCTCCTCGGGGCGGATCGTCCCGAGGGAGGACCCGCCCTACTTCGTGCTCATCGAGCGCGCGCTCCGGGACGAGGGGACGAGCCATCACTACCGGTCGTCGGGTCGGTACGCGCGCCTCGATCCCGACCTCCGAGACTCGGTCGAGCGGGCGTGCGAATCGGTGTCGCGGCCGGTGTACGCGGGCGCGACGTGGACGACGGACGCCCCCTTCCGGGAGACCGAGACCGCGATCGAACGCGCCCGGTCCGAGGGGGTCCTCGCGGTGGAGATGGAGGCGGCGGCGCTGTACGCGTTCGCAGAGGCTCGGGACCGGCCGGTGGTCTGTTTCGCGCACGTGACCAACCAGATGGGGCAGACCGAGGAGGACTTCGAGAAGGGTGAGGCGGACGGCAGCCGAGACGCCCTGGAGGTGATCGACGCGGCCGCCGCGGCCTGGCGCGGGTCGGACTGA
- a CDS encoding helix-turn-helix domain-containing protein — protein MSLYEASVRVKHECPYREISERHPDLTIREWPLSDCQVLEITTETTPTDALLDDIDRLGTVLHQSEDGDGYHVVTQSCLCSLEESVIDRFEAHNCLYQSPTIYRQGWEHYTVVAFDDADVRDLLDDLRADREIELLSKTSISEQQVPHSMLAPANQLFEGITDRQLAALQLALERGYYTQPRKTSLRELADQTAVARSTYEEHLRKAENKLLTSAGQYLRLVTATSTGDPLEVEETRRADRAAD, from the coding sequence ATGAGTCTGTACGAGGCCTCCGTCCGGGTCAAACACGAGTGTCCGTACCGGGAGATCTCGGAGCGGCACCCGGATCTCACGATACGAGAGTGGCCGCTGAGCGACTGCCAGGTGCTCGAGATCACGACCGAGACGACCCCGACGGACGCGCTGCTCGACGACATCGACCGACTCGGGACCGTCCTCCACCAGTCCGAGGACGGCGACGGGTACCACGTCGTCACGCAGTCCTGCCTCTGTTCGCTCGAGGAGTCCGTCATCGACCGCTTCGAGGCGCACAACTGCCTGTATCAGTCACCGACGATCTACCGGCAGGGCTGGGAGCACTACACGGTGGTCGCGTTCGACGACGCGGACGTCCGGGATCTGCTCGACGACCTGCGGGCCGACAGGGAGATCGAACTGCTCTCGAAGACCTCGATCTCGGAACAGCAGGTCCCGCACAGCATGCTGGCGCCGGCCAACCAGCTGTTCGAGGGTATCACCGACCGACAGCTGGCGGCGCTCCAGTTGGCGCTGGAGCGCGGCTACTACACCCAGCCGCGGAAGACCTCGCTGCGGGAGCTCGCCGACCAGACGGCCGTCGCTCGCTCGACGTACGAGGAACACCTCCGGAAGGCGGAGAACAAGCTGCTCACGAGCGCGGGACAGTACCTGCGACTGGTCACCGCGACGTCGACGGGCGACCCGCTGGAGGTCGAGGAGACCCGTCGGGCCGATCGCGCCGCCGATTAG
- a CDS encoding HD domain-containing protein, with product MPTTQIKDPVHGYVELPDALVDGVVDTRPFQRLRYVRQLSATHLVYPGANHTRFEHSLGVYHLGRTVFENLRRQSYFTRDATTDELEEIQRTLECACLLHDVGHPPFSHLSEGFLDEGVLRERVVDTGLVDAFDRAGVGGAPLRSASPHELLGCVLIVEEYGDALRSFDVDPFEVCAYVLGYSLAYERGDPWQCGVGAQLLHSPIDVDRLDYITRDNQMTGAGVLSFDVDRMVDAYTAHPEAGLALTEKALSTIGNYLEGRIALYMWVTQHHKAVYANRLLQELLGEYEAVTGESPVTVDGVLSRELDDNAVLERLRVAAREHPDSTLASMYDRFRGRRFPATCWKHRIALADRIGGDLAGGETGDGDEEGRDDRGLDLDDFTAWLTEGDERLERLLADALGVPVHEVWIDRSYVPAYDPDELEDIPIAYGGTTRSVGDWGLYGDRAFDVPIPFVFVPDGTKRRAIRVLRAAFEREVVEETRA from the coding sequence ATGCCGACCACACAGATCAAAGACCCCGTCCACGGCTACGTGGAGCTGCCGGACGCGCTCGTCGACGGCGTCGTCGACACCCGACCGTTCCAGCGGCTGCGGTACGTCCGCCAGCTCTCGGCGACGCACCTCGTCTACCCCGGGGCGAACCACACGCGGTTCGAGCACTCGCTCGGCGTCTACCACCTCGGCCGGACCGTCTTCGAGAACCTCCGCCGGCAGTCGTACTTCACGCGGGACGCGACGACCGACGAGCTCGAGGAGATCCAGCGCACGCTGGAGTGCGCCTGCCTGCTCCACGACGTCGGCCATCCGCCCTTCTCGCACCTCTCGGAGGGGTTCCTCGACGAGGGAGTCTTACGGGAGCGGGTCGTCGACACCGGGCTGGTCGACGCCTTCGACCGAGCGGGCGTCGGCGGGGCGCCGCTCCGGTCGGCGAGCCCGCACGAGCTGCTCGGCTGCGTCCTCATCGTCGAGGAGTACGGTGACGCGCTGCGCTCGTTCGACGTGGACCCCTTCGAGGTGTGCGCGTACGTCCTCGGCTACAGCCTCGCGTACGAGCGCGGCGACCCCTGGCAGTGCGGCGTCGGCGCGCAGCTGCTCCACTCGCCCATCGACGTCGACCGGCTCGACTACATCACCCGCGACAACCAGATGACCGGCGCGGGCGTGTTGAGCTTCGACGTCGACCGCATGGTCGACGCCTACACGGCCCACCCCGAGGCGGGGCTCGCGCTCACCGAGAAGGCGCTCTCGACCATCGGCAACTACCTCGAGGGCCGGATCGCGCTGTACATGTGGGTGACTCAGCACCACAAGGCCGTCTACGCCAACCGACTCCTCCAGGAGCTGCTCGGCGAGTACGAGGCCGTGACCGGCGAGAGCCCGGTGACCGTCGACGGCGTCCTCTCGCGGGAGCTGGACGACAACGCCGTGCTCGAACGCCTGCGGGTCGCCGCCCGCGAGCACCCCGACTCGACGCTGGCGTCGATGTACGACCGGTTCCGCGGGCGCCGCTTCCCGGCCACCTGCTGGAAACACCGGATCGCGCTCGCCGACCGGATCGGCGGCGACCTCGCCGGCGGCGAGACCGGCGACGGCGACGAGGAGGGCCGCGACGACCGCGGCCTCGACCTCGACGACTTCACGGCGTGGCTCACCGAGGGCGACGAGCGGCTGGAGCGGCTGCTCGCCGACGCGCTCGGCGTGCCGGTCCACGAAGTGTGGATCGACCGCTCGTACGTGCCGGCCTACGACCCCGACGAGCTGGAGGACATCCCGATCGCGTACGGCGGGACGACCCGGTCGGTCGGGGACTGGGGGCTGTACGGCGACCGCGCGTTCGACGTGCCGATCCCCTTCGTCTTCGTCCCCGATGGGACGAAGCGGCGGGCGATCCGCGTGCTCCGGGCGGCGTTCGAGCGGGAGGTCGTCGAGGAGACGCGGGCGTGA
- a CDS encoding FAD-dependent oxidoreductase has product MSKHTDLVIVGGGISGASLLYAVAKFTDVDDVTLIEKEREIAAVNSDRTNNSQTLHFGDIETNYTLEKAEEVKEGAELLAGYLEGTDPDREMHSKRSKMVLGVGEAEVAKLEERYHENGFGDLFPKLREIGREEIAELEPKVVEGRDPDTALKALQTPDGYVVDYGAVAESFVEDARAEDGVAVHLGTAVENVDEGRDGFTVETDDGDFAADAVVVAAGSHSLQFAKEMGYGEDMSLLPVAGSFFLADDLLNGKVYTLQMKKLPFAAVHGDADVHDDGVTRFGPTAKLVPALERGELSTVSDFADVFGFSPASILSYVNILSDRVLFPYVVRNLVYDIPEVGKRAFLPDVQKVVPSVDVDDIERAKGYGGVRPQIVDTKNRELDMGEAKITGDGVLFNITPSPGASTALKNAMTDVRTVLDFFDADHEFDEAAFREATIENFPRGDDAAASPTAEGDDAAEAADAAEAADDRVPAEADD; this is encoded by the coding sequence ATGTCCAAACACACTGATCTGGTCATCGTCGGCGGGGGTATCAGCGGGGCGTCGCTTTTATACGCGGTCGCGAAGTTCACCGACGTCGACGACGTCACGCTGATCGAGAAGGAGCGGGAGATCGCGGCGGTCAACTCCGATCGCACGAACAACTCTCAGACCCTCCACTTCGGCGATATCGAGACGAACTACACCTTAGAGAAGGCCGAGGAGGTCAAGGAGGGCGCCGAGCTGCTCGCGGGGTACCTCGAGGGGACCGACCCCGACCGCGAGATGCACAGCAAGCGGAGCAAGATGGTCCTCGGCGTCGGCGAGGCGGAGGTCGCCAAGCTGGAGGAGCGCTACCACGAGAACGGGTTCGGCGACCTCTTCCCGAAGCTCCGCGAGATCGGCCGCGAGGAGATCGCGGAGCTGGAGCCGAAGGTCGTCGAGGGGCGCGACCCCGACACCGCGCTCAAGGCGCTTCAGACGCCGGACGGCTACGTCGTCGACTACGGCGCGGTCGCGGAGTCGTTCGTGGAGGACGCCCGCGCCGAGGACGGCGTCGCCGTCCACCTCGGCACCGCGGTCGAGAACGTCGACGAGGGGCGTGACGGCTTCACCGTCGAGACCGACGACGGCGACTTCGCGGCCGACGCGGTCGTCGTCGCCGCCGGCTCCCACAGCCTCCAGTTCGCCAAGGAGATGGGGTACGGCGAGGACATGTCGCTGCTGCCGGTCGCGGGGAGCTTCTTCCTCGCCGACGACCTGCTGAACGGGAAGGTGTACACGCTGCAGATGAAGAAGCTCCCGTTCGCGGCGGTCCACGGCGACGCCGACGTCCACGACGACGGCGTCACCCGGTTCGGCCCCACGGCGAAGCTCGTCCCCGCGCTCGAACGCGGCGAGCTCTCCACCGTGAGCGACTTCGCCGACGTGTTCGGCTTCTCGCCCGCGTCGATCCTGAGCTACGTCAACATCCTCTCGGACCGCGTCCTCTTCCCCTACGTCGTGCGCAACCTCGTGTACGACATCCCCGAGGTCGGCAAGCGCGCGTTCCTGCCGGACGTCCAGAAGGTCGTGCCGAGCGTCGACGTCGACGACATCGAGCGCGCGAAGGGGTACGGCGGCGTGCGCCCCCAGATCGTCGACACGAAGAACAGGGAGCTCGACATGGGCGAGGCGAAGATCACGGGCGACGGCGTCCTGTTCAACATCACGCCCTCGCCGGGCGCCTCGACCGCGCTGAAGAACGCGATGACCGACGTGCGGACCGTCCTCGACTTCTTCGACGCCGACCACGAGTTCGACGAGGCGGCGTTCCGCGAGGCGACGATCGAGAACTTCCCGCGCGGTGACGACGCGGCGGCGAGTCCGACCGCGGAGGGCGACGACGCTGCCGAGGCCGCCGACGCTGCCGAGGCCGCCGACGACCGTGTCCCCGCCGAGGCCGACGACTGA
- a CDS encoding phosphoribosyltransferase yields the protein MSDLPDDFDCTLTNWEYIYGLCRNVSNEVKRADFEPDMVVALARGGWFAGRCVCDFLGLNDLTSLKMEHYVGAAEKTDEPQIRYPMPEGSVEGKNVLIIDDIADTGGSIRRAEEYVDDRDAAEIRTATLQLLGTSEFQPDFVGERLEQWTWVVYPWNFLEDMIDLTEGAMERADQDAFDREAVRHYLDEYHSIGRIEMEVAQPGRLDEVLDEMVRRGVADRTGDDAWTLAE from the coding sequence ATGAGCGACCTCCCGGACGACTTCGACTGCACCCTCACCAACTGGGAGTACATCTACGGGCTCTGCCGCAACGTCTCGAACGAAGTGAAGCGCGCGGACTTCGAGCCGGACATGGTCGTCGCGCTGGCCCGCGGCGGCTGGTTCGCGGGCCGATGCGTCTGCGACTTCCTCGGGCTCAACGACCTGACGAGCCTCAAGATGGAGCACTACGTCGGCGCGGCGGAGAAGACCGACGAGCCCCAGATCCGCTACCCGATGCCGGAGGGCAGCGTCGAGGGGAAGAACGTCCTGATCATCGACGACATCGCGGACACCGGCGGCTCGATCCGCCGCGCCGAGGAGTACGTCGACGACCGCGACGCCGCCGAGATCCGCACCGCGACGCTCCAGCTGCTCGGCACCTCCGAGTTCCAGCCGGACTTCGTCGGCGAGCGGCTCGAACAGTGGACGTGGGTCGTCTACCCGTGGAACTTCCTCGAGGACATGATCGACCTCACCGAGGGCGCGATGGAGCGCGCCGACCAGGACGCCTTCGACCGGGAGGCCGTCCGCCACTACCTCGACGAGTACCACAGCATCGGCCGCATCGAGATGGAGGTCGCCCAGCCCGGCCGCCTCGACGAGGTGCTCGACGAGATGGTCCGCCGCGGCGTGGCCGACCGCACCGGCGACGACGCCTGGACGCTCGCCGAGTGA
- a CDS encoding MFS transporter, which produces MSTATDIKQGIREHLGQFSLHVLLVFATGLTIGSERTVVPALGEDVLGVESFLVIGSFVVSFGIVKSILNLYAGKWGEEYGRKPVLIAGWVTALPLPVILIFAPSWGWITVGNVLLGVNQALTWSMAINAKIDLASPDQRGLAVGIDESFGYTGVAVGAWVTGVIASRWSLRPEPFYFLAVVVALAFLISVFLIKETVQYAEAEGDDDDRDANLPFKEVVKRATYGDRTLFAAAQAGHIENFVDTLFWIAVPLYLLNQGLDIAAVGAVVGVHSAMYFLQIGTGGLADRIGRRPPVIAGMFLAGAGVLGMVLVEGFLPWAALAAVSGLGMALLYPNLMTVPSDAAHPTWRSAGMGVYRMWRDSGYAVGAVLIGLSMEFAGAEAAFYLTAVLMFLSGAVVYVWMEETHPEFGTHEPPAPASEPPAGPTAQD; this is translated from the coding sequence ATGAGCACGGCAACCGACATCAAACAGGGAATCCGCGAACACCTCGGTCAGTTCTCCCTCCACGTCCTGCTCGTCTTCGCGACCGGGCTGACCATCGGGTCCGAGCGCACCGTCGTCCCCGCGCTTGGTGAGGACGTCCTCGGCGTCGAGTCGTTCCTCGTGATCGGCTCGTTCGTCGTCTCCTTCGGGATCGTGAAGTCGATCCTCAACCTCTACGCCGGGAAGTGGGGCGAGGAGTACGGCCGCAAACCGGTGCTCATCGCCGGGTGGGTCACGGCGCTCCCCCTGCCGGTCATCCTCATCTTCGCCCCGAGCTGGGGCTGGATCACCGTCGGGAACGTCCTGCTGGGCGTCAACCAAGCGCTGACGTGGAGCATGGCGATCAACGCGAAGATCGACCTCGCGAGCCCCGACCAGCGCGGCCTCGCGGTCGGCATCGACGAGTCGTTCGGCTACACCGGCGTGGCCGTCGGTGCCTGGGTCACGGGCGTCATCGCCAGCCGGTGGAGCCTCCGACCGGAGCCGTTCTACTTCCTCGCGGTCGTCGTGGCGCTGGCGTTCCTCATCTCGGTCTTCCTGATCAAGGAGACCGTCCAGTACGCGGAGGCCGAGGGCGACGACGACGATCGCGACGCGAACCTCCCGTTCAAGGAGGTGGTAAAGCGGGCGACCTACGGTGATCGGACGCTGTTCGCGGCGGCGCAAGCGGGTCACATCGAGAACTTCGTCGACACGCTGTTCTGGATCGCCGTCCCGCTGTACCTGCTGAATCAGGGGCTCGATATCGCGGCCGTCGGGGCCGTCGTCGGCGTCCACAGCGCGATGTACTTCCTGCAGATCGGCACCGGCGGCCTCGCGGATCGGATCGGTCGCCGGCCGCCGGTGATCGCCGGGATGTTCCTCGCCGGCGCGGGCGTGCTCGGGATGGTCCTCGTCGAGGGGTTCCTCCCGTGGGCCGCTCTGGCCGCCGTCTCCGGCTTGGGAATGGCGCTGCTGTATCCGAACCTGATGACCGTCCCGAGCGACGCGGCCCACCCGACCTGGCGGTCGGCCGGGATGGGGGTCTACCGGATGTGGCGCGACTCGGGTTACGCCGTCGGCGCGGTCCTGATCGGGCTCTCGATGGAGTTCGCCGGCGCCGAGGCGGCGTTCTATCTGACCGCCGTCCTGATGTTCCTGTCCGGCGCGGTCGTGTACGTCTGGATGGAGGAGACCCACCCCGAGTTCGGGACCCACGAGCCGCCCGCCCCCGCGTCGGAACCGCCGGCCGGACCGACCGCGCAGGACTAG
- the gatB gene encoding Asp-tRNA(Asn)/Glu-tRNA(Gln) amidotransferase subunit GatB, protein MSTQAATEERTVVIGLEVHVQLETDTKIFCGCSTEPTEEDEEPNTRTCPTCLGLPGALPVLNEAAVEAAVKVGKAIDADIPETTTFHRKNYYYPDLPKNFQLTQYDAPICQSGELEVRVDSEPRTIGITRAHLEEDPGSLQHAGGSIESATHTLVNYNRAGTPLMEIVTEPDFRSPAETRAFLAKLEEVLEYLGVFDPTRDGSLRVDANVSLVPEGQVADDGAITDDALAEVNRAEVKNISSHKGAEQALAYEVTRQENVLRRGREIEQETRHWDEARGVTVSMRSKEAEKDYRYFREADLPALEVSDWKEQIPIPELPDARRERFREEYGLDRESASKLTSTKAVADFFEDVAESFDPDLAATWVADNLLGELNYREMQITDVEDRLDEFTRLIELVADGELTVKNAEEVVLREMLDAGEDPETVIDREGLGVADSGEVETAVEAAIDDNPDAVADYHDGDEGAINFLVGQVMQETGGSADPGQVNGLLRERLDG, encoded by the coding sequence ATGAGCACTCAGGCCGCGACGGAGGAGCGGACGGTCGTGATCGGGCTGGAGGTCCACGTCCAGCTCGAGACCGACACGAAGATCTTCTGCGGCTGTTCGACGGAGCCCACCGAGGAGGACGAGGAGCCGAACACGCGCACGTGTCCCACCTGCCTCGGGCTGCCGGGCGCGCTGCCGGTCCTCAACGAGGCCGCCGTCGAGGCCGCCGTGAAGGTGGGGAAGGCGATCGACGCCGACATCCCCGAGACGACGACGTTCCACCGGAAGAACTACTACTACCCCGACCTGCCGAAGAACTTCCAGCTCACCCAGTACGACGCCCCGATCTGTCAGTCCGGGGAGCTGGAAGTCCGCGTCGACAGCGAGCCGCGGACCATCGGGATCACCCGAGCACACCTCGAGGAGGACCCCGGGAGCCTCCAGCACGCCGGCGGCTCCATCGAGTCGGCGACGCATACGCTCGTGAACTACAACCGCGCCGGAACGCCACTGATGGAGATCGTCACCGAGCCGGACTTCCGGTCGCCGGCGGAGACGCGCGCCTTCCTCGCGAAGTTAGAGGAGGTCCTCGAGTACCTCGGCGTCTTCGACCCGACCCGCGACGGGAGCCTGCGCGTCGACGCCAACGTCTCGCTCGTCCCGGAGGGCCAGGTCGCCGACGACGGGGCGATCACCGACGACGCCCTCGCGGAGGTGAACCGCGCGGAGGTGAAGAACATCTCCAGCCACAAGGGCGCCGAGCAGGCGCTGGCGTACGAGGTCACCAGACAGGAGAACGTGCTCCGGCGCGGCCGCGAGATCGAGCAGGAGACGCGTCACTGGGACGAGGCGCGCGGCGTCACCGTCTCGATGCGCTCGAAGGAGGCCGAGAAGGACTACCGCTACTTCCGGGAGGCCGACCTCCCCGCGCTGGAGGTGTCGGACTGGAAAGAGCAGATTCCGATCCCGGAGCTGCCGGACGCCCGGCGGGAGCGCTTCCGCGAGGAGTACGGGCTCGACCGCGAGTCGGCCTCGAAGCTCACCTCGACGAAGGCGGTCGCGGACTTCTTCGAGGACGTCGCCGAGTCGTTCGACCCCGACCTCGCCGCGACGTGGGTCGCCGACAACCTGCTCGGCGAGCTCAACTATCGGGAGATGCAGATCACGGACGTCGAGGACCGGCTCGACGAGTTCACGCGCCTGATCGAGCTCGTCGCCGACGGGGAGCTCACCGTGAAGAACGCCGAGGAGGTCGTCCTCCGCGAGATGCTCGACGCGGGCGAGGACCCCGAGACGGTCATCGACCGCGAGGGGCTCGGCGTGGCCGACTCCGGCGAGGTCGAGACCGCCGTCGAGGCCGCCATCGACGACAACCCCGACGCGGTCGCCGACTACCACGACGGCGACGAGGGCGCGATCAACTTCCTCGTCGGGCAGGTGATGCAGGAGACGGGCGGCAGCGCCGACCCCGGCCAGGTGAACGGGCTGCTCCGCGAACGGCTGGACGGGTAG